The Oscillatoria acuminata PCC 6304 genomic interval CTTCCTGCCAGATTGAGGCCGGGAGTTCGCTTTATATTTTTAGCGATGGGATTTATGAAATTAACGAACCGGATGGGTCGATGTGGAGTTTGGATAACTTTGTTGAATTACTAGCCGAATGTCGGCAGAGTAATTCGTTTAATCTGGAGCAAGTGTTAGGGTTAGTGCGCCAAGTTTCCCAGGAAGATATGTTTCATGATGATGTCTCTTTGTTGCAGGTGAAGTTTGATGGTTAGCCGCTTAGGTTCGGCCATTTCCATCGGTACGGAAACGACTTGCAATCCCCTCCTCTTCAGATGGACTCTAGTTGATAGATTCCGGAAGGGACCTTTCCTAAAACCCCTCCTTCCCAGTAAATAGCCCTCACCACCGCACCCTGACTAGGGACGAGCTCCGGTAGGGGTGGTGAGGGAAAATTATCTAATTTTTTGATGCCTGGAGGGGAACAGAGATGGCTCTTTCTGGATTGAATCGGCCTGGTTATAAAACAATTAGGCGTGAGTGAAACTCTCTTGATTGCAGGACCGAAGAGAGGGGCGATCGCCTTGCTCGAATGGCTGGGGTGCTGGGTTCAATCCGGTTTAGAAAGGACGTATTTTTCAAATTCCTCTCGGTTGGGAAAGACTTTCATGATTTTATCCAATCCCGCAAGTTCTAATAGCATTTTTACTTGCGTATTGATGGAACACAAAAATAGCTTCCCTCCGGCAGCTTGAACGGTTTTAATCGCAGCAACAATTGCTCCTAAACCGGAACTGTCCATGAAACTGACATCTTGAAAATCAATGAGTACAATTTCAGCTCCTTCTGCCAGGTAATTGCTAATTTCTCGCTCAAATTGACCCACCTTAGTCCGATCTAAAAGGCCAACGGGTTGGACCACTTTAACCACTGGACTCATCCTTACTTAACCCCTACTTGATTTGACAGGTGCCACGGGCTAGGCTTGATTGTTTAATCAAACGATTGGCCTAGAGACGATGGTCTGGTGACATTGACATGATTTTTATCTTACCCTGGGTGGGTGTGATTGCAGTTTAGCTCATCCAGGATTTCCCCTGACGGATTGTTTCCCAACCCAATTGAATAGATGAGCCTAGGGTCTATACTAGGGTCTATAATAAACGCAATTGTTCACTCAGGATTGAGAAATAAGCCAGGGGTCCGATCCTACCCGCGATCGCCTTGAGCAGACACAGACCCTCAAAAATCCCTACAATTTAAAGTCTAAAATCCAATCGGCGATAATCCATGACTGCGAATATCCTTGTGGTTGAAGATGAAGTCAAGCTCGCTCAGTTTATCGAACTAGAACTCAAATATGAAGGCTATCAGGCGATTGTGGTTCGGGATGGGGTCGCTGGATTAAGAGCTATCCCCGAGTTGAGTCCGGATTTGGTCCTCCTGGATGCCATGCTGCCAGGACTCTCGGGGTTGGAAGTCTGCCGTCGTTTGCGAACCAGTGGCAATATGGTCCCAGTAATTGTCTTGACGGCGCGAGATGAAGTGAGCGATCGCGCCGCAGGATTGGATGCCGGTGCCGATGATTACCTGGTGAAACCCTTTAGTTCCGAGGACTTGATTTCCCGAGTGAAGGCCCATCTCCGAAGTCCCATCGAAGTAGACCCGGATTTGTTACCCTTTGCTGACTTAAGTTTAAATCGACGCACCCGGGAAGTCCGCCGAGGCGATCGCACCATCGACCTGACGGCGAAAGAGTTTGATTTACTCGAATATCTGATTTCCCATCCCCGACAAGTGGTCAAGCGCGAGCAAATTCTGGAAAATGTCTGGGGTTACGATTTTATGGGGGATTCCAACATTATTGAGGTCTACATTCGTTACCTGCGCCTTAAGCTAGAAGCGCAGGGGGAAAAACGACTGATTCAGACGGTGCGTGGCGTGGGTTACGTTCTGCGCGATTAAATTCTACTCCAGTTTACTGAATGGATGAACGGAGACTCAACATAAGGTGCAACGATTTAGTTGCACTTTTTTAATGCAACTTTTATCCCGGAAGATAGACCAGAACAGAGAAAAGGGCGATCGCCAACCGTTCTAGGTTCCGGGTTAATCGTTCCTCTATTTTTCCTCTATTTCTTCTCCCTCAATTTTAAAACTCATGTTTTTCATTTCTTTA includes:
- a CDS encoding STAS domain-containing protein; translated protein: MSPVVKVVQPVGLLDRTKVGQFEREISNYLAEGAEIVLIDFQDVSFMDSSGLGAIVAAIKTVQAAGGKLFLCSINTQVKMLLELAGLDKIMKVFPNREEFEKYVLSKPD
- a CDS encoding response regulator transcription factor gives rise to the protein MTANILVVEDEVKLAQFIELELKYEGYQAIVVRDGVAGLRAIPELSPDLVLLDAMLPGLSGLEVCRRLRTSGNMVPVIVLTARDEVSDRAAGLDAGADDYLVKPFSSEDLISRVKAHLRSPIEVDPDLLPFADLSLNRRTREVRRGDRTIDLTAKEFDLLEYLISHPRQVVKREQILENVWGYDFMGDSNIIEVYIRYLRLKLEAQGEKRLIQTVRGVGYVLRD